Part of the Mytilus edulis chromosome 9, xbMytEdul2.2, whole genome shotgun sequence genome, GTGATGTAAAATTAATAACAGCAAAAAGTATAATCCATGCTTAATTATTGCATGTGTGTAATAAGACTGGTTGCATTTACCATAAACAGGTATACAGTAACAAGATTAACTTACAGCAAATGGATCAGACCCATCTACATCATCCATAATAGGTGTGTCACCATGACAAACCAAATCTACCTGTAAAAAGAAACGAAATCAGCTTATTCTCAAGTAACTTAaattagtgggtttttttttgtccttCAAAACTGAGGTAATCCTTAATGGCCAATACAATATATAAGTTTCACATATTACGAAAACCACAAAATTGTGAAATCAAATGAATCAAATATCAGATTTACTTTATATCATGAAGTGATTTTTTTGGCAAGTGGTTCAATATACATCAATATGCAGAAAATTGACAATCATTACATATTAAATGAAAAGTTAATCCTCCTTCATATTTGCCTTTACAGAATAAGCTTTCTCACCTTAAAGTGATCCAAAAGGTCTGCAGTAACAGCATAAGGAGCACCAATTACTACTTCATTGACATACTGAAATTAAAAGGTCAAATACATTGAAACAATACTGTAAATACAAAaccttcatttatttttgtgaatcCTTGACAAAtgacaataattcaaaataaattaataggATGTTTGTTTAAAAAAGTTGATGAATattactaaaataaataaataaataaaatctgtGCTTGAAGGTAGGAGTACCGGTACAATAGTATAATTACagcaattttagaaaaatgtacaGAATGATAAAAATCCTTATAGAGAAACAggtaaaatgcataaaaattcgtaagggttccatggaacccagtgtctcgcctacttttgctgttaatcgcagactcatcaaaaatgaggaaaaacatcaataaaaatttccctctcgatactgtcttttgattgaaagaagcttccaagtttggtaaaaaatccaggatactttatgaatctaataaatgttttataaactttaactgcagactgtatgtaatgttaactggaagaaaaactaaggccatttataagtaaaatacggaaaaagtgaattttttttttacaaaatttacttctgaataatatcttatgatcagaaaaaagcttttgtctaagtttggtagaaatccaggatagtttaagaacattataaaagtttaaaaacttaaaccacagagtgaatgttttgtttctggcaaaaaaactaagtccatttataagtaaaatacggaaaagtggaaatatattttcacaaaattttcttcttgatactatcttatgattataaacaagcttctgtccaagtttggtacaaatcaaggatagtttatgaaagttattaaaattttaaaaactttaaccacagagtgaatgtagtgtttcctcgcagaaaaactaagtccatttataagtaaaatacagaaaaaaatggaattttatttttacaaaatttacttctggatactttcttatgatcataaacaagcttctgtccaagtttggtagaaattcagtatagtttaagaaagttattaaaatttcaaaaactttaaccacagagtgaatatttgtggacgccgccgacgacgacggaatgtaggatcgcttagtctcgctttttcgactaagtCGATGGCTCGACAAAAAGGCAAACCATTTAACTACACTAATTACCAATGTATAGTGTTTTGGAAGTGTGCAgcgtaaattcaaaatttacacACATACAAAAGACACAACTTTATAATTGTACATAATATTTGCATTTTGTCTAATGTCAATCTCCTATAGGAGGAAATAAagtatgatgatgatgatgagttCAGCTATTTACAACTGAATTTTACAGTTTGTTCATATGTTTTACTGTTCCACCAATGTCCAAGGTAATGGGATTATTGAGCACTCATATACATGTTGAACTGCCACATGTccgtccaaagtcaggagcctgtaattctgttaTTGTTAGTTACGGTCTGTCATTTCTTTTCTTTGTTaccagtttttgtttttgtctggttttcttgtttaaattgtttacatttttgtcatgTCATTTATAGCTGACTTACACTACAGATTTTTTATCACTGTTTAAGGCGttacagtgacctgtagttgaataattcattttattttatctctAGTAGATAGTTGGTCTCAATAGCAATTATACCAAATCTTAtcatttttataatgattttaaatGCGAAATTAAACTATTTCATGTGGGTAcataataaattaataatgattaaaaattgCCTTTACACAAAATATGTTTATCTGCAATGGAAtggaaatatttatattaattctACTTACTCTGCATGCTAAAACGCTGAGAACTCGCTCGTGAAGATTCATTATAGGAAAATTAGAACCTTTATATCTGTTCACaacctttcaaataaaacattaaacataaaacCTTCTTGTAAGtaatacagaaatatttttttttatttctaactcAAACTATAACATGATTATTGTATAAGGTTAGCTTATCGGTGAAATTAATTGGGATTTCATTTCACAtatgaaatcatctttttttcactgttttttattcttcaaaaaAGCCCATTGGTAATCTTATGTGCTCAGTttaggataagcagatcctgcaccactAGTTACACCCTAGACCCTGATTTCATTTCCATCCAACGTTATCAAATTGGGAACTCTACTCAAACAGAAAAGAGTTGCAACAAAAGTTAAATTGATTATTTAATAGTAGTCAGTAATGTGTTTCTTAAAAGTGTGTACAAGTTAAAACTGAAATGtaccaacaaaaaaataaagtatagctAAAATCCTCTAGGTGTCTTTCAGAATTTTTggtctttaaggtggtacccaacactttaactaaaattaatttggctcgtttaattttcttaaaattttgacaaagtatttactttgaccctttgacaattatgtaaaaattttagaaaatttgaaccaaccgttttatcagaaaaattacactggtttcaaagcagtttgacaaacacttattttgatcattgagaagcttaacattCCCTTAACaccacaacgtaattaaaacgtttagctgactttacagagttatctccctgtagtgttaggtaccaccttaaacttggtactattttttgttttgagTGTCATTGACGAGTTTTTTAAAGACGAAAATCAATTctggtgcaggattttcttgttCTGTTGAAGAACCATTGGTGTCCTTCAGTTGCTTTTTGGTTTCggtgatgtctctttgacacattccccatttccattctcaattttaatattcaatgcctggtatctttgatgatatttttttcatgtacAAGATTAAGAATGGTGTCATGACTTTAAATACTTACAGGATCCGTGTGCAGACCTACAATTATAAAATCTCCTTCTTTGGATACCTTCTCTAGAAAATCTACAAAACCAACATCTATCTAAAgttaagaagaaatctttaatattgtcatactcatttttaaaatcattgaaaatgGTTAATTTAGCACTTGTTTGCCTAGttagaaaataattttaagttcaaatatatAGAAGACTAAAACAAATTTTTCTCATGTGAAATTTATGATAATCTTGGATAAATTAAAATGAAGTAGGCTGTTTTCAATATATAGCAATATTgattttctaaattttcaattTGCAAAATATGTTGATTATTAAGGATACGGAAAAGATCAAATGCTCCTGCAACATAAACAATCTTGTCTCCAGGATTAGGTGACTTCCCATCAGCAAACTGTATAATCTTATTTGATGTAGGGAGAAATTGTGAAACTCCAGTATATGGACTTTTTGCTGTACTACACtgaaaaagagaaaatatttCTACAAATGCATTCACTTTAGATTGTTTTGGTAAAATCTAACTGTACCAGTAAAATGAAAcctactttaaatttttttaataacaggcccgtagccaggaatttcaaaaggggggttcgtttgactcaaaaactcgactttaacagtcacaattcgaacagaacattgactttaacagtgcttatttgttttcaagggggggttcgtccgaaccccccgaacccccctggctacgggtatgaatAATCTGTGACAAATACAATGCATTTCATATCTATTACTGCTTTCATGCTTAAATTAACTCCCTTCTTACAAATATTCTGCAGTgaatattatgtttaaaaaaaatgcaccagtcagcttttaaaaaatataaataatatttaaaaacactGAAATTCAGTATCTTTTACCTGGCTGGAAAACCATGGTAACAGTTTAGTCTATataacttatgttttttttttaataacatataCACACTCTGACTAATATTTACCTATGTAATTAATCAACTAACATGGAAAACAAATTTGGAGGTCATCATAGGTCAACAAAAGACAAAGGTCTATACAATAAGGGAAGCTGAATTAATCAGAAAAGTCTGAAGTTCTTGACATGCTTCAAtatcatttttgtatatttatgatattttttatattactttcTGACTGTAAAATGTTTGCATAGTTGCACAGTGCTGTATGATATGGCAAAATCTTTATAATGCATTTAAATGTCACTATGAATTCGAAATGACCTTAATGCATATATTTTGAATGAAAGTGTCAACATCAGCCCAATTCATAGTACTTTAAAGTAAAGTGTATAAATTAAGTACTATCTATCAATATTTATATGGTATACTTATTCACACATATAAACTCTatttatatgcatgaaataaaaTCCAACTATGTGCATCTGCTATTACAAATGTTCAATATACCAGAAAACTATAACCGATATCTACATGTGTTGCAGGAAAGACAACTCCAGAGTAATgagaatattaatattaataatcatTGCCATCAGATATATGTGCATCATTTACTTCTGAATTATTCTTGCTCTATACACAATAACTCTGAAAACAAAGTTATATAAATTGAGCTGATCTTTTAATCTTTTAAACAGTGTACTCCTCATGTCCTTATATGGTTCCATGAAGCTGCCTGAATcagaatatattttataaaagtatgTTTTATAAATGTGGTGCTATaatttaaggggggggggggggaattgctGTTTGAAAGTGCTGAGTAGAACACTAAATCCACACTTGGATAAAAGATGATTCATTTTACTAAGTTAGCTTCAGGAGCCAAGTTCTTTTTTAGTTTAATAGCAATTTCcagaaaacaattgattaaaTATTACTAATTTATTATCAGAGATATCAATCTGAGGTATATGGTTAGTTTACAGATATTTTCCATACAAATGTATAGTCTTCAAAACACTGAAGATGTTGATTTGAAAAGGGGCTTCAGTCAATGCAATAAAATTTCAGGTGAAGATTAGATAAGTCAAAGTGAAATGCCAAAAAATTGAATCTCAAACCTAGAAAAATAGATTTAAAGGGTCACACAGTGACTTTGTGATTTTAAATGTCAGAGCGAAATTGATAAATGAAATAGTGTACTGTTAAATTCCACAAAATGCTTGAGAGGAAGGCTGGTGGAAAGAATATGATTGGGTAGAAATACTCTGTGCTGAAAATTATCAGTTTCTAATTCTAGACctgataaattgaaaaataatctaCCAATCATTCTAGAAGGTAGAACtagttaagggagataactcataaaTAGAACTATCACTTTTTTGTGAAGAATATTCTAAGTAGGTACATAACATAGAGAATTCTAACTCTATGTTACATGAATGCTTATATAGCTTCAATAAAACTGCTGATTACAAACATTTCACTGATTTATACAGTAATCGCCCTAAAGGTGGTACCAAACATTTTGACTAAAACCAattttggctcatttaattttcataaaattatgacaaaatatttactttgaccctttaacaaaaattttgaaaaacttgtAGCACAtgctttgtaaaaataaatcttacTGGATataaagcagtttgacaaacactaattttgatcattgagaagcttaacattTCCATAACAATTCTaatgtgattaaaacgttcagctgatttgtaaagagttatctccctgtagtgttatgtaccctCTTATAAAACTAGCTctactttttgataaaattaattttattaccACTATATTTAAGACATATATTTAGAATACTATTAATACATTAACTAAAATATATAGATAATTCCACACAAATTTCTGTATAATATTGCAAAGACCACCAATTTATAGGTaaactttatttcaaataataaattctttatttttggagctatttgtaaaattaaactttttctgTATTAAAAATTACTCAAGCAGACTTTCACTTacctatatttttaaatttgagatctgctaagtaatttttatttttactttcaacTATCTCTAGTAAAATCAGGTAAATAGAATAACAAGAACATTTATGACAGTCTTTGcattaacaaaagaaaaaatcctaaataagaaaataaattcaGGAGTAATTCATGAAGGTTAAAGTGTGTGGGGTTCTCTCACCTTGTTAGCAGCTGACATCtgtacaaaattcattttttatttaaaaatgtatagatattcaaaactaattcaaaagTACAGAGGGAaatgttttatcctttttttgtATCATCCCTCAAACGTAAATATAAGACAATTGCAATGGTGGTTTCGTACAAATTGAATTAGGATAGTGAACAGTATATATGGTAGcctatttctatttaaaattataaaaatcttaatcatatgtaaaaaaaacatgacaagcaaacatccttaatgtgTATAAACAAATCAATGTGTCTTCAAACAGACAGCAACTGCCTGGCAGATCTTAAAATGGCTTACATGGTACACATCAAAATAAGAAGTTCCAGAaccaatataaaattattttgttttataccaGGCAAGTGCATTGTACCACCAATCCAGTGAGTGAGGATAGAATTAAATGCATGCTTAATTTGacttatattttgacaatgtaaacGGGATTTACTTCTCATATTTAAAATAACAATTCTGTAGGATTACTTCACATGTTAAACATAACAATATGGAAAACTGAACAGAACTATTTCAcatgttaaacattttaatttgggAAATTGGACAGAGCTGGTTCACATGTGTATACCAACTGTTTTTGAAACAAACAGAGATAATTCAGATGTTATAAACACTTAtatttttcagaaataaaaacaCTGATATTTTACATGTTGAACAAATCAATTAGGAAAATTTAAATGGAGTTACTTCACATGTAAAATTGATTAAATAGGCAGAGTTCACAAATATTCTTCACATCTTATATACAACAATTAAGCACAATTACAGGaatataaaacaccaaaaataacAAAGTAAGCTATTAACATACTAGTAAATTTCAATACCTTTCCAATATCTGCTACTTTTTCTTTGTCCATTACTTTCTCTTCGTCCCTTTCATGATGCTGTTTTGTAACCAACAACATTCTAAATAgaatttgaaattgttaaaaataacctAGAGGAAGTGTGTAGTATACATTAATTAGACAGAAAGCATACACAAACCCACCTATGTCAAATTATGTAGATGTCAATTCATGGTTCGacttattttactatttttaagCTCCAAAAAATCAAGAgtctaaaacaattgtcaataattatctataaaataactagatagttaaattttcaaagaagatatTTCTTCAAGAATGTGCATAGCACATAAATTAATAGTCAGTCAAACATTCTTGtttcaatatatttcaaaaattaagagAAAGCTTTAATTGCAGACAatttttttgaagtttttaaaaattattttgtaaaacgaCACGTTTTACCTTTACcctattcaatttttttttcattttttctttttttttttcatttcaattttttgccTTTCCCATTTTTATATGTTCTAACAAATAGCATTGTAAGAAAACTTAAGAAATACAATTTGTATACCTTCCTACTAAATCAGTTGTTGATACTCCAGCTGTTCTTTTACATtctctgaagaagaaaaaagatacACAATAAGTTTATATCTTTtcttaataaaaagtaaattttacgGGTGTAtactatttgtaaaataataaagctTTTATATGCTAAATGCAACAATGGTAATTGCAATATAGAGTTGTTCCCCTTTTGTTCTGTTTTCATAATTATCTACAACAATTGATTTTTAAAAGGAATTTGACGAAGCCAATTCATTGATGTAtacctaaaatatataaaatctacGGTGAAGATAGCTTACTTTAGAATGTGAAACAAGTTACAGACAGAAATTACAAATTGTTGACCTTCATATGCTGTGGCTAAATAATCCTTCTTTGAATCTGAAAATAATCTATCGACACAAATATCTGTCTTGCTTATAGCATAATGCAAATGCTGAAATGATAATGGATTtgatttgagtttttttttcggCGATTTAACaaacaccacttttaagcaccatttttgggctatttcgtgacaaccagttttattatttttattttcatgaaaaCTATGCAAGACATTCAGGGTTATTTAGATGTAGTGAGAGATATTACTTTCTTATTTTaccaaatatataaagaaaacttacgTGCTGAGCAAAATGTGACAAAGATTTCAAAGATGAAAGTTTTTGGGAAAGAGAAGGCGGATCATCACAAGAAAGTGTTTGGTGCATCAATCAAGAAACTATGTCATGTAGTTACTGACTGAGTTAAATGTGGCTGGAGAGGGAGTAAGGAAAATAAGTATCTTACTTGTATTTTCCATTAGCTTTGACAAGGTAGTATGTATCTGTACCATCAGCAGTTGTTGTGATATCATCtgaaaaaatgaaagaaacatTCAAATATGAATATTGAATTATAAGTTAGGACTTTtgtattatttaaggaatgactgtaatattttttctgtctatgaagaaataacataaaaaatgtggtgcacactgaataacctgtgtagcatttattgtaaaaatagaTAATTTGTAGTAATATAAAAATACAGAAATCAGTAACATCATCCTCAGCATGTTGAAGTCAGTAAAGAAAAAATAACCTTTTTCTTAACAACAGGTCCAATAGTTGTTGTccctttatttatttgtatttttttagtaTATTTCTATTTgctcttatatttgtttttttatatagatttcctatcaatttattataatatattacgATGTGTGTTCCTAGCTtacatatttattaattttatatcttGAGTGTGGGCAGATCTACTTATAAATAGCATCTGTTCATTAATCAATTTTGAAACAATTAAATGATCATTGATTCATTATTCtgcaagattattttttttacaaaaaatgattgatttaaacttataattttcagttgttgatataaaaataaggaaatttgcCAGCAGTGACCATTGGGTTGTGGATGTAAACGTACATCCTTGAAAataagaaccagatgctccgctgggcgtagctttatacgaccgcagaggttgaaccctgacacttggggcaagtatggacacaacattcaagctggattcagctctaaatttggattgtgattaaatagttgacacagcataggtttctgacacagaatgaatgtgttctaatgaacttaaaatttttgttttctcttagagcaattcactatgctgttgaatattaatcctctcaaaacaagaatgtgtcctcagtacacgaacgccccactcacactatcattttccatgttcagtggaccgtgaaattggggtaaaaactctaatttggcattaaaattagaaagatcatatcataggggacatgtgtactaagtttgaagtagattggacttaaacttcatcaaaaactaccttgaccaaaaaatttaacctgaagcgggacagacggacggacgaacggacagagggacggacagacgcacagaccagaaaacataatgcctctctactatcgtaggtggggcataaaaatgtttgaagaaattttcttttttatttatgaaatttcaaatgagaaaaattgaacccaatttttttaatcacatccccctttcccttattccaaaactaatctcaattaaaatttctaatggagtttgcaacaataactactcatttaaatacatcttaaaatattaagatgtaaaaaaaactgcttgttatcactgaatgttatttattataatttatcagttggtagtaaaaagtgaatatacattgtatattgtatataacaaagatttaagttgattctggacaaagaaagataactccaattaaaaaaaaattgctattgcacaatattttgcaattagatatttcttgcttactattctggacaaagaaagataactctaattaaaaaaaaatttgctatttcacaatattgtgcaattagatatttcttgccattgcgcaatactgtgcaattgaaaagacttgctattgcacaatacttaatataataattttagatcctgatttggaccaacttgaaaactgggcccataataaaaaaatctaagtacatttttggattcagcatatcaaagaaccccaagatttcaatttttgttgaaatcagactaagtttaattttggaccctttggactttagtgtagaccaatttgaaaacaggaccaaaaatgaagaatctacatacacagttagatttggtatatcaaagaaccccatttattcaatttttgatgaaacaaacaaagtttaattttggaccccgatttggaccaacttgaaaactgggccaataatcaagaatctaagtacatttttagattcagcatatcaaagaacctaactgattcattttttgtcaaaatcaaactaagtttaattttggaccctttggaccttaatgtagaccaatttgaaaacgggaccaaaagttaagaatctacatacacagtcatgacagttagattcggcatatcaaagaaccccaattattcaattttgatgaaatcaaacaaagtttaattttggaccctttgggccccttattctgttgggaccaaaactcccaaaatcaataccaaccttccttttatggtcataaaccttgtgtttaaatttcatagatttctatttacttatactaacgttatggtgcgaaaaccaagaaaaatgcttatttgggtccttttttggcccctaattcctaaactgttgggacctaaactcccaaaatcaataccaaccttccttttgtagtcattaacattgtgtttaaatttcattgatttctatttacttaaactaaagttattgtgcgaaaaccaagaataatgcttatttgggcccttttttggcccctaattcctaaactgttgaaacctaaactcccaaaatcaatcccaaccgttcttttgtggtcataaaccttgtgtcaaaatttcatagatttctattaacttaaactaaagttatagtgcgaaaaccaagaaaatgcttatttgggccctttttggcccctaattcctaaaatgttgggaccaaaactcccaaaatcaataccaaccttccttttgtggtcataaaccttgtgttaaaatttcatagatttccattcacttttactaaagttagagtgcgaaaactaaaagtattcggacgcccgacgacgacgacgacgctgacgccaacgtgatagcaatatacgacgaaaaatttttcaaattttgcggtcgtataaaaactgaatAATTAGCTATAAAAAGGGGAATATGCTTCATTATacataaacaaattatataaatgttGGTACAGTATATGATatagaaaatttaatataaaaagtaaatgaaacaagaatgtgtccatagtacatggatgccccactcgcattatcattttctatgttcagtggaccgtgaaatttgggtcaaaactctaatttggcattaaaattagaaagatcaaatcaaggtgaacatgtgtactaaatttcaagttgattggacttcaacttcatcaaaaactaccttgaccaaaaactttaagatgaagcgggacagacgaacaaacagaACAACGAACAAACAGACgctcagaccagaaaacataatgcccataaatgggatataaaaaaaatctttcactGAATATTGGCAATCTGATTGGTGTAAAGAGAAGCATGTGACTCAAAAATTAATAGTTGATAATTCATTAATAAAAGGCTCAAGAGATAACAAAGACTTGTACCTCCATGTACACAGAAGTCACAGTCATATTCTTCCAATGTTTCTAGAGTTGTTACATATGGTGCATCCTCTACAACCTGCAAAAAATAATCATAGATCATTAAAAACAATGGATTTCTACAACAACTAGAACAGATGTTTACTCCCTGTAGTCAGAGTAGTGTATTATATATAAAAGGAACGtgtgttgctgtgtaacatattgtatttcattcattaatttgtacataaattaggccgttagttttctgggataaattgttttacattgtcatttcagagccttttatagctgactatgcggtatgggctttgataattattgaaggtcgtacagtgaccttgattgttaatttttgtgctgtttggtctcttgtggacagttgtttcattggcaattatcaTACGGATTATTTAGGTGGGGTTTGCATTGTTCAGTATTCAGTTTTTTAGACTGGTATTTACCT contains:
- the LOC139489193 gene encoding ethanolamine-phosphate cytidylyltransferase-like isoform X2 yields the protein MSSKRTQSEAGDAGRKKKKQVRVWVDGCFDMAHFGHANAIRQAKEMGDYLIVGVHSDAEITKNKGPPVYSEEERYKMVRAIKWVDQVVEDAPYVTTLETLEEYDCDFCVHGDDITTTADGTDTYYLVKANGKYKECKRTAGVSTTDLVGRMLLVTKQHHERDEEKVMDKEKVADIGKCSTAKSPYTGVSQFLPTSNKIIQFADGKSPNPGDKIVYVAGAFDLFHVGFVDFLEKVSKEGDFIIVGLHTDPVVNRYKGSNFPIMNLHERVLSVLACRYVNEVVIGAPYAVTADLLDHFKVDLVCHGDTPIMDDVDGSDPFAEPKRRGQFKTIASNNDMTTQKIIERIISHRLHYEARNKKKEEKELKIMQAHMERIGKENKS
- the LOC139489193 gene encoding ethanolamine-phosphate cytidylyltransferase-like isoform X1, with the translated sequence MSSKRTQSEAGDAGRKKKKQVRVWVDGCFDMAHFGHANAIRQAKEMGDYLIVGVHSDAEITKNKGPPVYSEEERYKMVRAIKWVDQVVEDAPYVTTLETLEEYDCDFCVHGDDITTTADGTDTYYLVKANGKYKECKRTAGVSTTDLVGRMLLVTKQHHERDEEKVMDKEKVADIGKMSAANKCSTAKSPYTGVSQFLPTSNKIIQFADGKSPNPGDKIVYVAGAFDLFHVGFVDFLEKVSKEGDFIIVGLHTDPVVNRYKGSNFPIMNLHERVLSVLACRYVNEVVIGAPYAVTADLLDHFKVDLVCHGDTPIMDDVDGSDPFAEPKRRGQFKTIASNNDMTTQKIIERIISHRLHYEARNKKKEEKELKIMQAHMERIGKENKS